The Polynucleobacter sp. MWH-UH2A DNA segment TGCTGCCGACAATATTCAGGCTCCAATGATTGCTAAAGAGGCGGTTGAGAAGCGTGGCTTGAAGAAAGTGGCGATCTTGGCTGACTCTACTAACTACGGTCAGTTAGGTCGTGAGGATTTGGAAAAAGCCTTGAAGACATATGGCGTTACTCCGGTTGCTACAGAGAAATTCAATATTGGTGACGTGGATATGACTTCACAGTTGCTCAAAGCAAAAAATGCTGGTGCTGATGTGATTTTGACTTACGCAATCGGACCTGAGTTGGCACAAATCGCTAACGGTATGGCGAAGTTGGGTTGGAAAAAACCAATGATTGGTAGCTGGACTTTGTCTATGGCAAGCTTTATCGATACCGCAGGTAAAAACGGTAACGGTGCAACAATGCCTCAGACATACATTCAGACTCCATCAACAACTGCTAAGCGTAAGGCATTCCAAGAGGCTTATTTAAAAGAGTTCAAGCCAAAGAACAACAACATTGCTTCTCCAGTTTCTGCGGCTCAGGGTTACGATTCTGTATACCTCTTGGCTGCTGCAATTAAGCAAGCAAATAGCACTGAAGGATCAAAGATTTTGGCAGCTTTGCAAGATCTTAAGACTCCAGTAGATGGTGTAGTGATTACTTATAACAAGCCATTCTCTGCAACCGATCATGAAGCCATTAAGGCAAAAGACGTAGTCATGGGCGTAGTTGAAAACGGTCGTGTTGAGTTCTTGAATTCAGAAGATGCAACTGCCAAGAAGAAATAAGCCCTCTTCAAGTTGCAAGCAATAGATTATTTTGCATTGCAACAATTGATCAAACAAAGCGCCGCCCAAAAAGCGGCGTTTTGCTTACAATGGCGGATTCGTTAATAAAAGTAATAAAAATATTAGGCCAATAACATGGAAATGCTTGCACAAATCCTCTCGAGCGGAATAGCGGTAGGAATGATCTACGCGGTTATCGCTTTCGGGTTTCAGCTCACTTTTGCCACATCAGGCACTTTGAACTTCGGTCAAGGTGAGGCTCTGATGTTGGGCGCGCTTGTCGGCCTCACTTGTGTGGACACCTTTGGTATGAACTACTGGGTGATGATTCCAGTGGTCTGCTTATTTGGTATGTTGCAAGGTAGTTTTGTTGAATTAATTGGCGTTCGCCCTGCGATCAAAATTAAATCCGAGTTTGGTTGGATTATGTCGACGATTGCTCTTGGAATTATTTTCAAAAACGTTGCTGAAAATATTTGGGGTCGTGATGCATTGCCATTTCCAGCTCCGCTTCCAATGGAGCCTATGAATTTCCTTGGTGCAAATATTCTCCCAATGGAAATCTTAGTAGTTGTCGGTGCATTGGTAATGATGTTGTTGGTAGAGTTCTTCAACCGTAAAACCATTTACGGTAAGGCGGTAGTGGCTACAGCAAATGATCGTGACGCTGCTGGATTGATGGGCATTAATACCAGTGTAGTTATTACTTTTTCTTATGCTTTATCTTCCTTAACAGCTGCATTTGCCGGTGTATTGATTGCGCCGTTAACCTTGACTGGTGCGACTATGGGTGGTGCCTTAGGTTTGAAGGCATTCGCAGTGGCAATTATTGGCGGCTTATCTAGCGGCCTCGGAATTATTGTTGGTGGTTTGATTTTGGGTATTGTCGAAACCGCTACTGGCTTTTATATCTCTACTGGTTACAAAGATGTTCCAGGTTTGATTTTGTTATTGCTTGTATTGGCATACAAACCTTCTGGTCTCTTCGGTAAATCTGCAATTAAGAAAGTTTAATGATGAAGAAGTCTCTACTCCCTCTATTAATTGCGATTGCGGCACTCTTTTGCTTGCCTCTCTTTATTCATAACCCGTATTACATTCACTTAGTTGAAACGATTCTGATTTACACCATTCTCTTGTTTGGTTTGGATATTGTTGTAGGTTATGTAGGTCAAGTTTCATTGGGTCACGCAGCCTTATTTGGTATTGGCTCGTATACGGCCGGCGTTTTGTATTTCCATTTTGGTTGGACTATTTGGGCAACCTTGCCAGCCTCAGTTGTAGTTACCTCCATTTTTGGTGGCATCTTGGCGTTGCCGGCCTTAAAGGTAATTGGCCCATATTTGGCGATGGTGACTTTGGCCTTCGGAACCATTACTCAGATTCTGATTAATGAAATGACCTGGATGACTGAGGGCCCATTAGGCATCAAGATTCCTAAACCAGATCTCATGGGCGTGCCTATGACCAAGGCTGAATACTTCTGGTTGGTCTTGGCGGTTTTAGTCATGTCTTTGGTGGTTGTCGACCGTTTCGTTAAATCTCAAATTGGTCGTGCATTTGAAGCTTTGCGTGATAGCCCGATTGCTTGTGACTGTATGGGTGTTTCCGTATATCGCTTTAAGGTGATCGCATTTGTGATTAGCGCGGCTTTTGCTGGCTTGGCTGGTTGCTTATATGCTTATTCAGAGCAATATATTTCACCAAACACCTACAACAACGAATTAGCTGTTCTGTTCTTATTGGGCATCATTATGGGCGGACGCAAGTCACGCTTGGGTGCTTTGATTGGCGCGGCAATCATTGTGTTATTGCCTAAATTATTAGATGACATCAACTTGTTCCGTATCGTTGCATCAATTATTGCAATCGTAGTGGTAGTTGGTGCTGGTTTGGCGCTCTCCAAGAAGTTAACTACTCCAAGACGTGTAGCGGTTCCAATCGCTGGCGTAGTCGGTTTGGCTGCATTCTCATTCTGGCTTAATACGATTTCTGACTGGCGCTTGAGTATTTTCGGCTTCATGATTTTGTTGGTGGTGTACTACTTGCAAAACGGTATCGTGGGCTTTGCAAAAAGCTTCTACCAATCAATTACAGGTAAAGCAAAAACTACTCGTGGTGGTGAAGTTGAGGTGGTCGATGACTCGATTAGCTTTATTAGCGCTGTGGGCACTCAAAATACCGGTGCAGAACTCTTAAAAGTAGATTCTGTATTGATGCAGTTCGGTGGCTTGAAAGCGCTGAACAACGTTGACCTTAGTATTAAGCGCGGCACTATTCATGGTTTGATTGGTCCTAACGGCTCCGGTAAGAGCACCATGATGAACGTGTTGACTGGTATCTACGTACCTACTGCTGGTAACGTGTTGTATGCCGGTGAAAGCGTCGTTGGTAAGACTTCTTCTGACATTGCCTTATCTGGTATCGCGCGTACCTTCCAGAACGTACAGTTGTTTGGTGAGATGACTGCCATCCAAAACATTTTGGTTGGTTTGCATCACACCTTTAAATCCAACATGCTTGAGGTTGCCTTAAATCTGCCACGCTATAAGCGTGAATCTGCTGAGGCACATGCGCGTGCAATGGCCTTGTTGAAGTTTGTGGGCTTGGACGACTTGGCTAATGAAGAGGCGCGTAACTTGCCGTACGGTAAGCAGCGTTTGCTAGAAATTGCTCGTGCATTAGCGCTTGACCCAGAGTTACTTCTCTTGGATGAGCCAGCCGCA contains these protein-coding regions:
- a CDS encoding branched-chain amino acid ABC transporter permease is translated as MEMLAQILSSGIAVGMIYAVIAFGFQLTFATSGTLNFGQGEALMLGALVGLTCVDTFGMNYWVMIPVVCLFGMLQGSFVELIGVRPAIKIKSEFGWIMSTIALGIIFKNVAENIWGRDALPFPAPLPMEPMNFLGANILPMEILVVVGALVMMLLVEFFNRKTIYGKAVVATANDRDAAGLMGINTSVVITFSYALSSLTAAFAGVLIAPLTLTGATMGGALGLKAFAVAIIGGLSSGLGIIVGGLILGIVETATGFYISTGYKDVPGLILLLLVLAYKPSGLFGKSAIKKV
- a CDS encoding ATP-binding cassette domain-containing protein, which produces MMKKSLLPLLIAIAALFCLPLFIHNPYYIHLVETILIYTILLFGLDIVVGYVGQVSLGHAALFGIGSYTAGVLYFHFGWTIWATLPASVVVTSIFGGILALPALKVIGPYLAMVTLAFGTITQILINEMTWMTEGPLGIKIPKPDLMGVPMTKAEYFWLVLAVLVMSLVVVDRFVKSQIGRAFEALRDSPIACDCMGVSVYRFKVIAFVISAAFAGLAGCLYAYSEQYISPNTYNNELAVLFLLGIIMGGRKSRLGALIGAAIIVLLPKLLDDINLFRIVASIIAIVVVVGAGLALSKKLTTPRRVAVPIAGVVGLAAFSFWLNTISDWRLSIFGFMILLVVYYLQNGIVGFAKSFYQSITGKAKTTRGGEVEVVDDSISFISAVGTQNTGAELLKVDSVLMQFGGLKALNNVDLSIKRGTIHGLIGPNGSGKSTMMNVLTGIYVPTAGNVLYAGESVVGKTSSDIALSGIARTFQNVQLFGEMTAIQNILVGLHHTFKSNMLEVALNLPRYKRESAEAHARAMALLKFVGLDDLANEEARNLPYGKQRLLEIARALALDPELLLLDEPAAGLTAPDIKELLRIIRKIRDNGITFILIEHHMDVVMSVCDTVSVLDFGQKIAEGKPAEVQADEKVIHAYLGT
- a CDS encoding ABC transporter substrate-binding protein codes for the protein MKIRHHIFAVAATAMLATGAYAADIKVGVIGPFTGGSSSMGVSMRDGVRLATKEINAAGGINGNKIVLVERDDEAKNERGVQIAQEFINNEKVIATLGYINTGVALASQRFFQEAKIPVLNNVATGSLVTHQFPNAPENYVFRNAAADNIQAPMIAKEAVEKRGLKKVAILADSTNYGQLGREDLEKALKTYGVTPVATEKFNIGDVDMTSQLLKAKNAGADVILTYAIGPELAQIANGMAKLGWKKPMIGSWTLSMASFIDTAGKNGNGATMPQTYIQTPSTTAKRKAFQEAYLKEFKPKNNNIASPVSAAQGYDSVYLLAAAIKQANSTEGSKILAALQDLKTPVDGVVITYNKPFSATDHEAIKAKDVVMGVVENGRVEFLNSEDATAKKK